The Rhodospirillaceae bacterium genome has a window encoding:
- the dctP gene encoding TRAP transporter substrate-binding protein DctP — protein MTLRLLALWMVLWCVPVAAADKIPLTLGAVSSPAIASDKFYQDMGAVLSAAPGQPFDVKLMVRGELGSDESYFFALRRGRIQIAAVGAQSAATAVPEFTVLNAPYLFDSWEEFDYVNTAVITPFGNDLLAEHGVIGLRLYGAAWHGIYANAPIHHPQDVSGKRFRALIDPASQLFIQALGADTFQVASPEVVTSLQTGLIEGGETNSFVYAMTGTSIDAPYYTQTHHTPSVITLLANKQWHESLSPQQQDLILKSHPSAVDAAAAMRADEDRILNAAAADHVTLIEPTDAQLSAWRAVGLSTHQDVIEAAGGRAQELYGAIMAAKAAFAAQQK, from the coding sequence GTGACTCTGAGACTTCTTGCACTATGGATGGTGCTTTGGTGTGTACCTGTCGCAGCGGCAGATAAAATTCCGCTGACCTTGGGCGCCGTTTCAAGCCCGGCCATTGCGTCTGACAAATTTTATCAGGACATGGGTGCAGTTCTGAGTGCGGCACCAGGTCAACCATTTGACGTAAAACTTATGGTCAGAGGAGAGCTAGGGTCAGACGAATCCTACTTTTTTGCCCTGCGACGCGGGCGCATACAAATCGCTGCTGTCGGGGCGCAGTCGGCCGCCACAGCCGTGCCGGAATTTACAGTCCTTAATGCGCCCTATCTGTTCGACTCCTGGGAAGAATTTGATTACGTCAACACAGCCGTGATTACACCCTTTGGCAATGATCTGCTGGCCGAACACGGCGTTATTGGTTTGCGTCTCTATGGGGCGGCGTGGCACGGCATTTACGCCAACGCGCCGATCCATCATCCGCAAGACGTATCCGGAAAACGCTTTCGCGCTTTGATTGATCCAGCCTCACAACTGTTCATCCAAGCCCTTGGCGCGGACACCTTTCAGGTGGCATCGCCCGAAGTTGTGACGTCACTTCAGACTGGCCTGATTGAAGGAGGGGAAACCAACTCTTTTGTCTACGCGATGACGGGGACATCAATTGATGCTCCGTACTACACACAAACACATCACACCCCGAGTGTGATTACGCTGTTGGCGAACAAGCAATGGCATGAAAGCCTTAGCCCTCAGCAACAGGACTTGATTTTGAAGTCTCATCCCAGTGCGGTCGACGCGGCCGCAGCAATGCGCGCCGATGAAGATCGTATTCTCAACGCCGCTGCCGCAGACCATGTCACGCTGATTGAGCCAACGGACGCACAGCTTTCTGCCTGGCGCGCCGTTGGCCTATCAACGCATCAGGATGTGATTGAGGCTGCCGGCGGACGTGCCCAGGAATTGTATGGTGCCATTATGGCCGCCAAAGCCGCCTTCGCCGCGCAACAGAAGTAA
- a CDS encoding VOC family protein translates to MVDTPGDVTSVLRRATLLVRDLDRSQAFYEGVFGLTLYAELSVDLARVPFFPVGTKPRGGNGRFLILKGENPLVGMIGLMELCDPPLPEPDHDIRRLGIGSVALVLSTSNAEQAAAQVEELGGTVLMPVTEARNLGDESGAFVPAKLFMAQDPDGYFLEVFEDIGTTVRTVT, encoded by the coding sequence ATGGTTGACACCCCGGGCGACGTCACCAGCGTTTTACGGCGCGCAACCCTGTTGGTTCGTGATCTAGACCGGTCGCAGGCTTTTTATGAAGGCGTGTTTGGACTCACCCTCTATGCTGAGTTGAGTGTGGATTTGGCGCGCGTGCCTTTCTTTCCGGTGGGCACAAAACCGCGCGGTGGGAATGGGCGTTTCCTGATCCTCAAAGGCGAGAACCCACTGGTGGGTATGATCGGCCTGATGGAACTGTGTGACCCGCCCCTGCCAGAGCCAGATCATGACATCCGCCGTCTCGGCATCGGCAGTGTTGCGTTGGTTCTCTCAACCTCAAATGCGGAGCAGGCTGCTGCGCAGGTCGAAGAACTGGGGGGAACCGTCTTGATGCCTGTCACAGAAGCGCGGAACCTCGGCGATGAAAGCGGCGCGTTTGTTCCGGCCAAACTGTTTATGGCGCAAGATCCGGACGGGTATTTTCTGGAAGTCTTTGAAGACATCGGAACAACTGTGAGAACCGTGACGTGA
- a CDS encoding alpha/beta hydrolase: MAAAIRKGFVNAGNGQVHYRAAGSGPPVILLHDSPRSSVLHIPLVEHFSDRFTAIAIDTPGYGNSTALPSEPRPEIGDFAGALADTILGFGVERCPVYGFHTSSKILLEFAANHPERVAVAIMDGLSLPPGDTDYAFIESYMHPFKPTASGSYLAEEWTRVRDFQRWFPWFAKSKATRMPTAQRDMTYLQDYSMDLFMAGPNFSDAYSGAMRYKAMPVIPTLSARCVFMAREDDVLYAFLDSLPTPLPAGSTVERLSPDRDAWKARLEELFSDHADFEGAGDFSPPDPLKNPLSSGVTRGYVDTRHGQILVRRAGHGTGTPIVFLHDLPGSARADETYLKSLGRGRPAFGLDLPGCNDSDALEKPTTDAYVQSLVAALNALGLDQVDLVANGLSTPIALALAASHGARVRKLVLDAVALPEPELQSEMKVNYVPDLRPQLDGTHLHRCWHMLRDQSVQWPWYDGGVGAIRKISPDFDTDTLHMRLIDTLKQWKTAGDAIAAAIDVDGRALLPKITAPTLVLETEDDVRYRWAREAAKMLSNSSVAARPADQAARARTILSFLEG; this comes from the coding sequence ATGGCGGCAGCTATCCGCAAGGGCTTCGTAAACGCCGGCAACGGCCAAGTGCATTACCGGGCAGCCGGGTCTGGCCCGCCGGTTATTTTGCTGCATGATTCTCCGCGCTCGTCGGTGCTGCATATTCCCCTGGTGGAACATTTCTCAGACCGCTTCACGGCGATTGCCATCGACACGCCGGGCTATGGCAATTCGACCGCGCTGCCCTCTGAACCGCGTCCGGAAATTGGCGACTTCGCCGGGGCTCTGGCCGATACCATTCTGGGGTTTGGGGTTGAACGCTGTCCTGTGTATGGCTTTCATACCAGCTCGAAAATTCTGTTGGAGTTTGCCGCCAACCATCCAGAACGGGTGGCCGTTGCCATTATGGATGGGTTGTCTTTACCCCCTGGCGATACCGACTATGCGTTTATTGAAAGCTACATGCACCCCTTCAAACCAACCGCTTCGGGCAGTTACCTGGCAGAAGAATGGACCCGCGTGCGTGATTTTCAGCGCTGGTTCCCGTGGTTTGCCAAAAGCAAAGCGACGCGCATGCCAACCGCCCAGCGCGACATGACCTACTTGCAGGACTACAGCATGGATTTGTTTATGGCCGGGCCCAACTTCTCGGACGCATACTCGGGAGCCATGCGCTACAAAGCCATGCCGGTGATCCCAACGTTATCCGCCCGCTGCGTGTTTATGGCGCGCGAAGATGATGTGCTCTATGCGTTCCTCGATAGCTTGCCCACCCCCCTACCCGCCGGCAGCACCGTTGAACGCTTGAGCCCGGATCGGGATGCGTGGAAAGCGCGCCTTGAGGAATTGTTCAGCGACCATGCGGACTTTGAGGGCGCGGGTGATTTCTCACCCCCTGATCCGCTGAAAAACCCGCTTAGCTCTGGTGTGACTCGCGGCTATGTAGATACCAGACATGGTCAGATTCTGGTGCGTCGTGCGGGACATGGCACAGGCACGCCCATCGTCTTCCTCCATGATCTGCCCGGCAGCGCCCGCGCGGATGAAACCTACCTAAAGTCCCTTGGCCGGGGCCGCCCAGCTTTTGGCTTGGACCTGCCCGGCTGCAATGATTCTGATGCCTTAGAAAAACCCACAACTGACGCGTACGTGCAGAGTCTCGTTGCTGCGCTGAACGCCTTGGGCTTGGATCAGGTGGATCTGGTCGCGAACGGCCTGAGCACTCCGATTGCCCTGGCGCTCGCCGCCAGTCATGGTGCGCGGGTGCGCAAGCTTGTGTTGGACGCGGTTGCTTTGCCCGAACCGGAATTACAGTCTGAAATGAAGGTGAACTACGTACCGGACTTGCGACCGCAACTGGACGGCACCCACCTACATCGCTGCTGGCATATGCTGCGGGATCAATCGGTGCAGTGGCCCTGGTATGACGGCGGCGTTGGAGCCATTCGCAAAATCTCACCAGACTTTGATACCGACACCCTGCACATGCGTTTGATCGATACCCTGAAGCAGTGGAAGACGGCGGGCGATGCCATTGCAGCCGCCATTGATGTAGATGGTCGCGCGCTATTGCCAAAAATTACCGCGCCGACCCTGGTGTTGGAAACGGAAGATGACGTGCGTTATCGCTGGGCCAGAGAAGCTGCAAAGATGCTCTCCAATAGTAGCGTTGCTGCGCGGCCTGCTGATCAAGCTGCCCGGGCGCGGACGATTTTGAGTTTCCTTGAAGGATAA
- a CDS encoding TCR/Tet family MFS transporter encodes MLDRAPGRYAVAFILFSILLDAITFGIIVPVMPALITDLTGEGLGQAAAYGGMLMFIHAFMQFLFAPLMGNVSDRYGRRPVLLMSMLVLGTNYIIMGFAPTLAWLFAGRLIAGIAGSTITTANAYMADISTAENRAKNFGLITAAGGLGFILGPVIGGFLGEYGPRVPFFFAAGLAFTNFVYGAVILPETLKEDDRRAFSWARANTLGAVMQMRQYPVVISFIGVMFFLQTAQFTHPSVWSFYTMLKFDWTVQQVGISLGVFGCMTVFVQGFALGRIVKKIGEQKAVFIGLTVGTICFFGFGSATQGWMIYAWLIPAGFTGLAMPALRSIVSNQVPANAQGELQGAITSLFSLTAMLAPLGMTQLFRVFTEDGAPMYVPGAPFYASSLFVFISLMMCLRILRKATLAPAA; translated from the coding sequence TTGTTAGATCGTGCACCTGGGCGGTATGCCGTCGCCTTCATTCTGTTCAGTATTCTGCTTGATGCCATCACCTTCGGCATCATTGTGCCGGTGATGCCCGCCCTGATCACCGACCTGACCGGCGAAGGGTTGGGCCAAGCCGCGGCTTATGGCGGCATGTTGATGTTTATCCATGCTTTCATGCAGTTTCTGTTTGCGCCGCTGATGGGCAACGTCAGTGACCGTTATGGGCGACGTCCGGTGTTGCTGATGTCCATGCTGGTGCTCGGCACCAATTACATCATTATGGGCTTTGCTCCGACCCTGGCGTGGTTGTTTGCCGGGCGTTTGATCGCCGGCATTGCCGGCAGCACCATCACCACCGCCAATGCTTACATGGCCGATATCAGCACTGCGGAGAATCGCGCCAAGAACTTTGGTCTGATCACCGCAGCGGGTGGCCTTGGCTTTATTCTCGGTCCCGTGATTGGGGGATTTCTTGGTGAGTACGGGCCACGTGTCCCTTTCTTCTTTGCCGCCGGTCTGGCCTTTACGAATTTTGTATATGGCGCTGTTATCCTGCCCGAAACGCTGAAGGAAGACGACCGCCGGGCGTTCTCTTGGGCGCGCGCCAATACCCTCGGCGCGGTCATGCAGATGCGGCAATACCCGGTGGTGATCTCTTTCATCGGCGTTATGTTCTTTTTGCAGACGGCACAGTTTACCCACCCCAGCGTATGGTCGTTTTACACCATGCTGAAGTTTGACTGGACGGTGCAGCAGGTCGGCATTTCTTTGGGGGTCTTCGGCTGCATGACCGTGTTTGTGCAAGGCTTTGCCCTTGGCCGTATCGTCAAGAAAATCGGCGAACAAAAAGCGGTCTTTATTGGCCTGACCGTGGGTACCATTTGCTTCTTCGGCTTTGGCAGCGCGACCCAAGGCTGGATGATTTATGCGTGGTTGATTCCCGCTGGGTTTACGGGACTGGCCATGCCGGCGCTGCGATCCATTGTCTCAAATCAGGTGCCCGCCAACGCCCAAGGCGAGTTGCAGGGGGCGATCACCAGTTTGTTCAGCCTAACGGCGATGCTCGCGCCGCTGGGAATGACCCAGTTGTTTCGTGTGTTTACCGAGGACGGCGCACCGATGTATGTGCCCGGCGCCCCGTTTTATGCGTCCAGTCTCTTCGTCTTCATCAGTTTGATGATGTGTCTTCGCATTTTACGCAAAGCGACCCTCGCGCCCGCCGCCTGA
- a CDS encoding cupin domain-containing protein, producing MARPHIEFIQAQAVDWRTLGPNSSRPGAAAKPLSYDPDSKAVTQIIRYAPGWRLDQAHHLESDEEFYVLSGTLKINDILYGEGDYAYLPAGYQRNSMTAPEGADVMTFYEGAHKRVAGPAPDGFYTADNLIERISTKSVPWGGATDPKVAAPGVKRLGLRKDAKTGDSTWLLDIDETGMTGEVNRLETHPVVEEVFLLSGEMHMPMGVLKRGAYFWRPPGIPHGPVGTRTGALGLFRCKGGPLTTDWSEESYPVPWDSPYAPQLPEGLADTLQENPDLTLPY from the coding sequence GTGGCCCGGCCACATATTGAATTCATTCAGGCGCAAGCTGTGGATTGGCGCACGTTAGGGCCTAACTCTTCTCGCCCCGGTGCCGCTGCTAAACCCCTCAGTTACGATCCGGACTCCAAAGCCGTCACCCAGATTATACGCTATGCCCCAGGCTGGCGTTTAGATCAGGCGCACCATCTTGAAAGTGACGAAGAATTTTATGTGCTGTCGGGCACGCTGAAAATCAACGACATCCTCTATGGTGAAGGTGATTACGCCTATTTGCCCGCAGGTTATCAGCGCAATTCCATGACCGCACCAGAGGGCGCAGACGTCATGACCTTTTATGAGGGCGCGCACAAACGCGTTGCCGGCCCCGCGCCGGATGGTTTTTACACGGCGGATAACCTGATAGAACGTATTTCAACAAAATCCGTGCCCTGGGGTGGCGCAACCGACCCTAAAGTGGCCGCGCCCGGGGTTAAACGCCTGGGTCTACGCAAAGACGCAAAAACCGGTGACAGCACCTGGCTTCTGGATATTGATGAGACGGGCATGACCGGCGAGGTCAATCGCCTGGAAACCCACCCGGTGGTGGAGGAAGTCTTTTTGCTATCCGGTGAAATGCATATGCCCATGGGTGTGCTGAAACGCGGCGCGTATTTTTGGCGTCCGCCCGGCATTCCCCACGGCCCCGTCGGCACCCGAACGGGCGCACTCGGTTTATTCCGCTGCAAAGGTGGGCCACTGACAACAGACTGGTCTGAGGAAAGCTACCCGGTGCCCTGGGATTCCCCTTATGCGCCGCAACTCCCCGAGGGACTGGCAGACACTCTGCAAGAGAACCCTGATTTAACCCTACCCTATTAA
- a CDS encoding class I SAM-dependent methyltransferase, with translation MLKQDQHAVLPKSSVNEQARQDFLNQLGKHVLNEITPGNIAAYQKRVLPKIKAAKGRDPESRHEIRKEMVRDPYYQMTSSFQRTVQEMMWNSVDDTIQRQLPELIAKAKSIREGKTLGSLHIEPNFVVPAYVAENDHHCMPGGYSGDLIDDDITAGALYDKGAFIYTQGLFGPRMDGIGKATALMIAATFPDLKPKKMLEIGCTAGGSTTGLKMGFPDTEIHAIDVGPAVLRYAHARAESLGMAIHFHQMSGEAMTFDDNTFDLVNCPASLHEMSRSAVYNVFKEACRVLKPGGVFLLSELPPYDGDDPWTQFVRDWDTYNNNEPFWGTVHEMDFAEVAASAGFDPESYWQGTGPGIAEANALTGAVEVQNKKFMGSTRGGGKAWYAHMTKPAA, from the coding sequence ATGCTGAAACAAGATCAACACGCGGTTCTGCCAAAAAGCTCGGTCAATGAGCAGGCGCGGCAAGATTTTCTCAACCAGCTCGGCAAGCATGTGTTGAATGAAATCACGCCCGGAAACATCGCTGCGTATCAAAAGCGTGTACTGCCGAAGATCAAAGCCGCTAAAGGCCGTGATCCGGAAAGCCGCCATGAAATTCGCAAAGAGATGGTGCGCGACCCCTATTATCAAATGACCAGTTCTTTCCAGCGCACGGTGCAGGAAATGATGTGGAATTCGGTGGATGACACGATTCAACGCCAGTTGCCGGAACTGATTGCCAAAGCCAAATCCATTCGCGAGGGCAAAACGCTCGGGTCTTTGCATATTGAACCAAATTTTGTAGTGCCCGCTTACGTCGCAGAAAACGATCACCATTGCATGCCCGGCGGATACTCCGGCGACTTGATCGACGATGACATCACAGCGGGGGCGCTTTACGACAAAGGGGCATTTATTTACACGCAAGGTCTGTTTGGGCCGCGCATGGATGGCATCGGCAAGGCCACCGCATTGATGATTGCGGCAACCTTCCCAGATTTGAAACCCAAGAAGATGCTGGAGATTGGCTGCACCGCTGGAGGCTCGACCACAGGACTGAAGATGGGCTTTCCGGACACTGAAATTCACGCCATTGACGTTGGCCCCGCCGTGTTGCGCTACGCCCACGCCCGCGCCGAGAGTCTGGGCATGGCCATCCATTTCCATCAGATGAGCGGTGAAGCCATGACCTTCGACGACAACACGTTTGATTTGGTCAACTGCCCGGCCTCGCTGCACGAAATGTCGCGCAGCGCCGTCTATAACGTTTTCAAAGAAGCCTGTCGCGTGCTGAAACCCGGTGGCGTTTTCCTGCTCTCGGAATTGCCGCCCTATGACGGCGACGATCCGTGGACCCAGTTTGTGCGGGATTGGGACACCTATAATAACAACGAGCCCTTCTGGGGCACGGTGCATGAAATGGACTTTGCAGAGGTTGCAGCCAGCGCCGGGTTTGACCCAGAAAGCTATTGGCAAGGGACAGGTCCTGGCATTGCAGAAGCCAACGCGTTGACCGGCGCTGTGGAAGTGCAGAACAAAAAGTTCATGGGGTCTACCCGTGGCGGCGGCAAAGCGTGGTACGCCCATATGACCAAGCCTGCGGCATAG
- a CDS encoding FAD-dependent monooxygenase: MTDFDLHHRDQVIIVGAGPVGLVAALRLVRAGIPVTVLETASEPHAEPRASTFHPSTLDLLDELGLSEKLVALGRPARTWQYCMFESGERAVFDLGVLAGETRHPYRLQCEQLNLVIEAAKMLEQERPGTLMFNVNVTGVDQDEDGASVTAEINGETLTLHGRWLIGADGANSIVRRDLDLSFKGETYPSSSISIGTPFPFEKHIDGICGVNYFWAEGWSFSMFHTKNMWRVGYSPPEDLDDDAAVSDAEVQRRLNLILPTQGPFEVITARLYRVHRRLVERMRVGRILLAGDAAHLNSPSGGFGMNGGVQDAFNLTDKLIKVWHGESDHLLDLYSRQRHYAASADIQKTSDANYKRHREQDSAKRQSNLKEMQDIAKDAMKAKAFLRESSLIDSLERANAIQ; the protein is encoded by the coding sequence ATGACAGATTTTGATCTCCATCACCGTGACCAGGTTATTATTGTTGGCGCGGGGCCGGTTGGCCTGGTCGCTGCGCTGAGACTGGTGCGAGCCGGTATTCCCGTGACTGTGCTTGAAACAGCTAGCGAACCCCATGCGGAACCGAGGGCTTCGACCTTTCATCCTTCAACACTGGACCTGCTGGACGAGCTTGGTCTGAGCGAAAAGCTGGTGGCTTTGGGACGTCCGGCCCGCACCTGGCAGTATTGCATGTTTGAGTCCGGTGAACGGGCGGTGTTTGATCTGGGTGTGTTGGCCGGTGAAACCCGCCATCCTTACCGGCTGCAGTGTGAGCAGCTTAACCTGGTAATTGAAGCCGCAAAAATGCTGGAGCAGGAACGGCCAGGCACACTGATGTTTAACGTTAACGTGACCGGGGTCGACCAAGATGAAGACGGTGCATCGGTCACCGCCGAGATTAACGGCGAGACCCTCACCCTTCATGGCCGGTGGCTGATTGGGGCAGACGGCGCAAATAGCATTGTGCGTCGTGATTTAGATTTAAGCTTTAAAGGAGAGACCTATCCGTCGTCGTCCATTTCCATTGGCACGCCGTTTCCGTTTGAAAAACACATCGACGGCATTTGTGGAGTTAACTACTTCTGGGCGGAGGGCTGGTCTTTCAGCATGTTCCACACCAAAAACATGTGGCGGGTCGGCTATTCCCCGCCGGAGGATTTGGACGATGACGCTGCCGTTTCTGACGCAGAAGTGCAACGCCGCCTGAATTTGATTTTGCCAACCCAGGGCCCCTTTGAAGTGATTACCGCACGGTTGTATCGGGTTCACCGGCGACTGGTGGAGCGGATGCGCGTGGGCCGCATTTTGCTGGCCGGCGACGCGGCGCATTTGAACAGCCCCTCCGGCGGGTTTGGTATGAATGGCGGCGTGCAGGATGCGTTTAACCTGACGGATAAACTGATCAAGGTCTGGCACGGCGAAAGCGATCATTTGCTCGACCTGTATTCCCGGCAACGGCACTATGCGGCGAGTGCGGACATTCAAAAAACCTCTGACGCCAATTATAAACGCCATCGCGAACAAGACAGCGCAAAACGTCAATCGAACCTGAAAGAAATGCAGGACATCGCCAAAGACGCGATGAAGGCAAAAGCGTTTCTGCGGGAGTCGTCACTCATCGACTCGTTGGAACGCGCCAACGCGATTCAATGA